The Flavobacterium commune genome contains a region encoding:
- a CDS encoding four helix bundle protein — protein MSGVKSYKELLIWQKGIKIVVLIYKLTKDFPKEEIYALTSQLKRASISVTSNIAEGFGRQTDKSFNHFLNISRGSLNEIETQLIIAKELDFVVDDNLFNEILFLIEEESKMINAFSKNLKE, from the coding sequence ATGAGTGGAGTTAAATCATACAAAGAATTATTAATTTGGCAAAAGGGTATCAAGATTGTAGTTTTAATATATAAACTCACAAAGGATTTTCCGAAAGAAGAAATTTATGCCTTAACAAGTCAGTTAAAGAGAGCCAGTATCTCAGTTACTTCAAATATTGCCGAAGGATTTGGGCGACAAACTGACAAATCATTTAATCATTTTTTGAATATTTCCAGAGGTTCATTAAACGAAATTGAAACACAACTAATTATCGCAAAAGAATTAGATTTTGTAGTTGATGACAACTTATTTAATGAGATTCTGTTTTTAATAGAAGAAGAAAGTAAAATGATTAACGCCTTCTCAAAAAATTTGAAAGAATAA
- the gmk gene encoding guanylate kinase, translated as MMKGKLIVFSAPSGSGKTTIVRHLLKQEDLNLEFSISAATREARGEEVNGKDYYFISLDEFKKHIKNEDFVEWEEVYRDNFYGTLKSEVERIWALGKNVIFDIDVAGGLRIKHKFPKETLAVFVKPPSVDELKRRLKERSTESEEKISMRIAKAHVELATAPQFDVVIKNYDLEVALEEATQLVKEFVSK; from the coding sequence ATTATGAAAGGAAAATTAATCGTATTCTCGGCGCCATCAGGTTCCGGAAAAACAACTATAGTTAGGCATTTATTAAAACAGGAAGACTTGAATTTAGAGTTTTCTATTTCGGCAGCAACCCGTGAAGCCAGAGGCGAAGAAGTAAACGGAAAGGATTACTATTTTATCTCTTTGGACGAATTTAAGAAACATATCAAAAACGAGGATTTCGTAGAATGGGAAGAAGTTTACAGAGATAACTTTTACGGAACTTTAAAAAGTGAAGTAGAACGCATTTGGGCTTTGGGCAAAAACGTGATTTTTGACATTGATGTGGCTGGTGGATTGCGTATCAAGCACAAATTCCCCAAAGAAACTTTGGCTGTTTTTGTAAAACCACCTAGCGTAGACGAACTAAAAAGACGTTTGAAAGAACGCTCTACCGAAAGCGAAGAAAAAATCAGTATGCGAATTGCTAAAGCTCACGTAGAACTGGCAACTGCTCCGCAATTTGATGTGGTTATAAAAAATTATGATTTAGAAGTGGCGTTAGAAGAAGCGACTCAGTTAGTAAAGGAGTTTGTGAGTAAATAG
- a CDS encoding YicC/YloC family endoribonuclease, with protein MIQSMTGFGKATLQLPTKKITVEVKSLNSKGLDLNVRMPSLYREMELGLRTQIASTLERGKVDFSIYIESTAEQTSTKVNVPIVKAYINQLREVYADAEETELMKMAVRMPDTMKVEREEIDENEWAQIKEVINESLNNILSFRKDEGASLEKEFQLRIGNIRQFMNDALALDPERVQAIKDRLQTAIDELKVNVDENRFEQELIYYLEKLDITEEKVRLTNHLDYFLETINGTEANGRKLGFITQEMGREINTMGSKSNHAQMQKLVVMMKDELEKIKEQVLNVL; from the coding sequence ATGATACAATCTATGACGGGTTTTGGTAAAGCCACTTTGCAATTACCAACCAAAAAAATAACAGTCGAAGTCAAATCTTTAAACAGTAAAGGCCTGGACTTAAATGTACGAATGCCTTCGCTTTACCGCGAAATGGAATTGGGTTTACGTACACAAATTGCCTCAACATTAGAAAGAGGAAAAGTAGATTTTTCTATTTATATCGAAAGTACCGCCGAACAAACTTCGACAAAAGTGAATGTACCTATTGTAAAAGCCTACATCAACCAGTTAAGAGAAGTATATGCTGATGCCGAGGAAACCGAATTGATGAAAATGGCCGTGCGTATGCCTGACACCATGAAAGTGGAAAGAGAGGAAATTGACGAAAACGAATGGGCTCAGATAAAAGAAGTAATCAACGAAAGTTTGAACAACATACTTTCTTTTAGAAAAGACGAAGGTGCTTCTCTTGAGAAAGAATTCCAATTGCGTATTGGAAACATCCGCCAATTTATGAACGATGCGCTGGCTCTTGATCCGGAACGCGTTCAGGCCATCAAAGACCGTTTGCAAACCGCCATTGATGAGTTAAAAGTAAATGTTGACGAAAATCGTTTTGAACAAGAATTAATCTATTATTTAGAAAAATTAGACATCACTGAGGAAAAAGTGCGTTTGACAAATCATTTGGATTATTTCTTAGAAACTATCAATGGAACAGAAGCTAATGGAAGAAAATTAGGTTTCATTACTCAGGAAATGGGACGCGAAATCAACACCATGGGTTCTAAATCCAATCATGCACAAATGCAAAAACTAGTCGTGATGATGAAAGACGAATTGGAAAAAATCAAAGAACAGGTTTTGAACGTATTGTAA
- a CDS encoding arsenate reductase family protein has translation MANKIYYLASCDTCRKIIKSLPKDHNLVFHDIKQDPITAEELEAMYALSGSYEALFSKKAQLYKSMGLKDKGLTEDDFKKYILEHYTFLSRPVFIIDGKIYIGNSQQNIHQVMKALEK, from the coding sequence ATGGCTAACAAAATATACTATCTCGCTTCTTGCGACACTTGTCGAAAAATCATCAAATCATTACCAAAAGACCACAATCTAGTTTTTCACGACATCAAACAAGACCCAATTACTGCTGAAGAACTGGAAGCAATGTATGCGCTTTCGGGAAGTTACGAAGCTCTTTTTAGCAAAAAAGCACAATTATACAAATCGATGGGATTAAAGGACAAAGGCCTGACCGAGGATGATTTCAAGAAATACATTCTGGAACATTACACTTTCCTGAGCCGCCCCGTTTTTATTATTGATGGCAAAATTTACATTGGCAACAGCCAACAAAATATCCATCAGGTAATGAAAGCATTGGAAAAATAG
- a CDS encoding DinB family protein translates to MKDILEITKTSRNMISKLIQGYTLEQLNKVPEGFKNNLIWNVAHVVVTQQLLVYKLAGLPVMVSDELIEKYKKGTQTEHEATQEEVDEVLSLLHTTIEQTEKDVENNLFQNFNEYPTSTGFVLKNNRDSMEFNNFHEGLHIGVIMAIRKLV, encoded by the coding sequence ATGAAAGATATTTTAGAGATTACCAAGACCAGTAGAAACATGATTTCTAAATTGATCCAGGGATATACTTTAGAACAATTAAATAAGGTTCCTGAAGGATTTAAAAATAATTTGATTTGGAATGTAGCTCATGTTGTGGTTACCCAACAATTATTGGTTTATAAACTGGCTGGTTTGCCTGTAATGGTTTCTGATGAATTGATAGAAAAGTACAAGAAAGGAACTCAAACGGAGCATGAGGCAACTCAGGAAGAAGTAGATGAAGTTTTGTCTTTGTTGCATACTACAATTGAGCAAACTGAGAAAGATGTTGAAAATAATTTGTTTCAAAATTTTAACGAATATCCTACCTCTACAGGATTTGTTTTAAAAAACAATCGCGACTCGATGGAGTTTAATAACTTTCATGAAGGACTTCATATTGGTGTGATTATGGCTATTCGAAAATTGGTATAA